In a genomic window of Callithrix jacchus isolate 240 chromosome 22, calJac240_pri, whole genome shotgun sequence:
- the MCEMP1 gene encoding mast cell-expressed membrane protein 1 encodes MQAPAFKEKKRGVPTKNQGAHDPDYENITLAFKNQDQAKSGYSRPTSQVPSQCRPPSDSIQIPCWLYRAILSVYALLALAFILCIILSAFILVKNSEMSKELVDLKRDLWSVSNSMQTCEERQKEVCKSIKESIKGVTSKVEKLETQLPDIKNIETKVQRILEVLEKTSPWATQNQGYPGHARSCDHSRGLRSQPGSHFADSRAPLRRLSSTTAHAPPTRPPVARLRTQRLLRRRKAARPSRQLWF; translated from the exons ATGCAGGCACCGGCCTTCAAAGAGAAGAAACGGGGGGTCCCAACCAAGAATCAAG GTGCCCATGACCCAGACTATGAGAATATCACCTTGGCCTTCAAAAACCAGGACCAAGCGAAGAGTGGTTATTCACGACCCACGAGTCAAG TCCCATCGCAGTGCAGGCCACCCTCAGACTCTATCCAGATCCCCTGTTGGTTGTACAGAGCCATCCTGAGCGTGTACGCCCTCTTGGCCCTGGCCTTCATCCTCTGCATCATCCTCTCGGCCTTCATCTTGGTGAAGA ATTCTGAGATGTCCAAGGAGCTAGTGGACTTAAAAAGGGACCTTTGGAGTG TCTCAAACTCCATGCAAACATGTGAGGAGAGGCAGAAGGAAGTCTGCAAGTCCATTAAGGAGAGCATCAAAGGGGTCACAAGCAAGGTGGAGAAATTAGAGACACAGTTACCAG ATATAAAAAACATTGAGACAAAGGTACAGAGAATCTTGGAGGTGCTGGAGAAAACATCAC CGTGGGCCACCCAGAACCAGGGATACCCTGGCCACGCGCGGAGCTGCGATCACAGCCGCGGGCTACGATCGCAGCCTGGGTCCCACTTCGCGGACTCGCGCGCCCCTCTGCGGCGGCTCTCTAGCACCACCGCGCACGCCCCGCCCACACGCCCTCCCGTCGCGCGCCTGCGCACGCAGCGCCTTTTACGGCGCCGTAAAGCAGCTCGACCGAGCCGACAGCTGTGGTTCTAG